The Deinococcus sp. AJ005 genome includes a window with the following:
- a CDS encoding FAD:protein FMN transferase — protein MLRSLTSLIRPAYRLHNVYERLLGTEVELQVVARTRQQAEAAECAALDELDRLSAVFNRFDPGSELSRWLTRPGERVPLSPELRTVLALADGWRDVTGGAFHPGADALGQLWQQAASRDQQPDATELSALLRQLQTDPWTLHADGTATLHVTYPLGLNALAKGWIVDRMAELVWNSPGVQAVLINAGGDLRTMGGRELKVTVAGPFTARDDAAPLTHVHVQNGALASSGSAHRGVQVGGQWRSHLLDPRSGQPVRDVPGVTVTAPNCATADALATALSVLGAVEGLALVNSTLDCAALIVTRDGQTHPSALWPPDGPAR, from the coding sequence GTGCTTCGTTCCCTCACCTCGTTGATCCGTCCTGCCTACCGCCTGCACAACGTCTACGAGCGGCTGCTAGGAACGGAAGTCGAGCTTCAGGTGGTGGCCCGGACCCGCCAGCAGGCCGAGGCTGCCGAATGTGCGGCGCTGGACGAGCTAGATCGGCTGAGCGCCGTCTTCAACCGCTTCGATCCGGGTAGCGAACTATCGCGCTGGCTGACGCGCCCCGGTGAACGGGTGCCGCTCAGCCCCGAATTGCGGACGGTGCTGGCCCTGGCGGACGGATGGCGTGATGTGACGGGCGGGGCCTTCCATCCCGGCGCGGACGCCCTGGGCCAGCTCTGGCAGCAGGCGGCCTCAAGGGATCAACAGCCGGACGCCACCGAACTGAGCGCGCTGCTCAGGCAACTCCAGACCGATCCGTGGACCCTGCATGCAGACGGCACCGCCACCCTGCACGTCACTTATCCACTGGGTCTGAACGCGCTGGCGAAAGGCTGGATCGTAGACCGGATGGCTGAGCTGGTTTGGAATTCACCAGGGGTTCAGGCCGTGCTGATTAACGCAGGCGGGGACCTGCGAACAATGGGCGGACGCGAGCTGAAGGTCACGGTGGCTGGTCCGTTCACCGCCCGCGACGACGCTGCGCCGCTGACCCACGTTCACGTTCAGAACGGCGCACTGGCCAGCAGTGGCAGCGCGCACCGGGGCGTGCAGGTGGGCGGTCAGTGGCGTTCGCATCTGCTTGATCCCCGGAGCGGCCAGCCTGTGCGCGATGTTCCCGGCGTGACGGTCACCGCCCCCAACTGCGCCACTGCCGACGCCCTCGCCACCGCCCTGAGCGTGCTGGGTGCCGTGGAGGGACTGGCCCTAGTCAATAGCACGCTGGACTGCGCGGCCCTGATCGTCACGCGGGACGGACAAACCCATCCCAGCGCCCTGTGGCCTCCAGACGGTCCAGCACGCTGA
- a CDS encoding ABC transporter permease, which translates to MTTTSDLKREAAAAPTPASPPTRRGIGLGGAFTIAWRAIIGTPMRSILTALGVIIGVAAVVALTAIGQGSTAGVTDRLESLGTNLLTVQSARGGGGGSLVRGGPRQTITVKDAEALSTAFGDRVSGVAPSVNSNVQAKLGSLNTGVSVLGTWPAYATVRNSPVEAGDYFTQADVDGRKRVAVIGHQVLVDLWGDGAADTDALNQNIRLGSVTFTVVGVLPDKGNSGFGNANSQVLIPLSTYLQRFSRTNSAGGQPTVSNVYLSATNAKDLTALQADVTDLLSTRHDQTDPENLDFQVQNQADSLASLNAITSTLTILVGAIAGISLLVGGIGIMNIMLVSVTERTREIGARKALGAKPRDILTQFLVEASLLSIGGGIIGLGLGIAAAYAGKFFGIAPVFSATPIIVAFIFSALVGIFFGYYPAARAARLDPVDSLRYE; encoded by the coding sequence GTGACCACCACTTCAGACCTGAAGCGCGAAGCGGCGGCGGCACCGACGCCCGCCTCCCCTCCCACGCGGCGCGGCATCGGCCTGGGTGGAGCCTTCACGATTGCGTGGCGAGCAATCATTGGCACACCCATGCGCTCGATCCTGACGGCGCTGGGCGTGATTATCGGTGTGGCGGCAGTGGTGGCATTAACTGCCATCGGACAGGGCAGCACGGCGGGCGTGACAGACCGGCTGGAATCGCTGGGCACCAACCTGCTGACCGTTCAGAGTGCGCGGGGCGGTGGGGGCGGCAGTCTGGTCCGGGGCGGCCCGCGGCAGACCATCACCGTCAAGGACGCGGAGGCACTCTCCACCGCCTTCGGAGACCGTGTTTCAGGGGTGGCCCCCAGTGTCAACAGCAATGTGCAGGCCAAGCTGGGCAGCCTGAATACGGGAGTCAGCGTGCTGGGAACGTGGCCCGCCTACGCCACGGTTCGCAACAGCCCCGTCGAGGCAGGCGATTATTTCACGCAGGCCGACGTGGACGGGCGCAAGCGCGTGGCCGTGATCGGTCATCAGGTGCTGGTGGACCTGTGGGGCGACGGCGCGGCGGATACCGACGCCCTGAACCAGAACATCCGACTGGGCAGCGTCACCTTTACGGTGGTGGGCGTGCTGCCCGACAAGGGCAACAGCGGCTTCGGCAACGCCAATTCGCAGGTCCTGATTCCCCTCAGCACCTATCTCCAGCGCTTCTCCCGGACGAACAGCGCGGGTGGGCAACCCACCGTGAGTAACGTGTATCTCTCGGCCACCAATGCCAAAGATTTAACTGCACTTCAGGCCGACGTGACTGACCTGCTCAGCACGCGCCATGACCAGACGGACCCCGAGAACCTGGACTTCCAGGTGCAGAACCAAGCCGATTCCCTGGCCAGCCTGAACGCCATCACCTCCACCCTGACCATTCTGGTGGGCGCAATCGCGGGAATCAGCCTGCTGGTGGGCGGCATCGGGATTATGAACATCATGCTGGTATCGGTCACGGAACGCACCCGCGAGATCGGCGCCCGCAAGGCGCTGGGGGCCAAGCCGCGCGACATCCTCACGCAGTTTCTGGTGGAGGCTTCCCTGCTGTCCATTGGCGGCGGAATCATCGGGCTGGGGCTGGGCATCGCGGCGGCCTATGCGGGCAAATTCTTCGGCATTGCCCCCGTATTCAGCGCCACACCAATCATCGTCGCCTTTATTTTCAGCGCGCTGGTGGGCATCTTCTTCGGCTATTACCCGGCAGCGCGGGCCGCCCGCCTGGACCCGGTGGACAGCCTGCGTTACGAGTAA
- a CDS encoding PepSY-associated TM helix domain-containing protein: protein MSLTAKPEAQTPEGVRTPRPVSRPRTLKARSHVWLRWLHTYTSMISLLVVLFFALTGITLNHPDWAFGNSEIKREVTGTLPAGWITAGKVDWLNVAEDLRAQQGLHGRAEEPRVDGTEASISFLGPGYSADTVIDTQTGKYSTNILAQGGVAVLNDLHRGRDTGGAWNWLIDVSGGVLTLVAVTGIGILLYLRKTRTQALAVMGVASLIVLLLGWRALG, encoded by the coding sequence GTGTCGCTTACGGCAAAGCCTGAAGCCCAGACGCCGGAAGGGGTGCGGACACCGCGTCCGGTCTCGCGTCCCCGCACCCTCAAGGCGCGCAGTCACGTCTGGCTGCGCTGGCTGCACACCTACACGTCCATGATCAGCCTGCTGGTGGTGCTGTTCTTTGCCCTGACCGGCATCACCCTCAACCATCCCGACTGGGCATTTGGGAACTCGGAAATTAAGCGTGAGGTGACTGGCACGCTGCCCGCAGGCTGGATCACGGCGGGCAAGGTGGACTGGCTGAACGTGGCCGAGGACCTGCGCGCCCAGCAGGGATTACACGGACGGGCCGAGGAGCCGCGCGTGGACGGTACCGAGGCCAGCATCTCCTTTCTGGGACCGGGCTACAGCGCCGATACCGTGATCGACACGCAGACGGGCAAATACAGCACCAACATTCTGGCGCAGGGCGGGGTGGCGGTGCTGAACGATCTGCACCGGGGCCGCGATACGGGCGGGGCCTGGAACTGGCTGATCGACGTGAGCGGCGGCGTGCTGACCCTGGTGGCCGTGACCGGCATCGGCATCCTGCTGTACCTGAGAAAGACGCGCACCCAGGCTCTGGCCGTGATGGGCGTTGCCTCACTGATCGTGTTGCTGCTGGGCTGGCGGGCGCTGGGCTAA
- a CDS encoding ABC transporter ATP-binding protein — MVFEALKGIDVQIAQGEMVALMGPSGSGKTTLMQIIGLLDRPSAGSYVLAGRDVTTLSENERAEARNTDIGFVFQAFHLLPRLNLLENVEVPLTYAGVPAAERRERALDVLRRVGLEDKARNLPSQISGGQKQRVAVARALAGSPRLLLADEPTGNLDTRTGEEVMALFGELHAEGTTVILVTHEPEIGAYAERIIRVRDGVVESDTRQTPKRAAL, encoded by the coding sequence ATGGTCTTTGAAGCGCTGAAAGGCATAGACGTGCAGATCGCGCAGGGCGAGATGGTGGCGCTGATGGGACCTTCGGGGAGCGGCAAGACCACCCTGATGCAGATCATCGGGCTGCTGGACCGGCCCAGCGCGGGCAGCTACGTGCTGGCCGGGCGCGACGTGACCACCCTGTCCGAAAACGAACGCGCCGAGGCCCGCAACACCGACATCGGCTTCGTGTTCCAAGCGTTTCACCTGCTGCCGCGCCTGAACCTGCTGGAAAACGTGGAGGTCCCGCTGACCTACGCCGGGGTGCCCGCCGCCGAACGCCGCGAACGCGCCCTGGACGTGCTGCGCCGCGTGGGCCTGGAAGACAAGGCCCGCAACCTGCCCAGCCAGATCAGCGGCGGGCAAAAACAGCGGGTGGCGGTGGCCCGCGCCCTGGCTGGCAGTCCCCGCCTGTTGCTGGCCGACGAACCGACGGGCAACCTGGACACCCGCACCGGCGAGGAAGTCATGGCGCTGTTCGGGGAACTCCATGCCGAGGGCACCACCGTGATCCTGGTCACGCACGAGCCGGAGATCGGCGCGTATGCCGAGCGCATTATCCGCGTGCGAGACGGCGTGGTGGAATCTGACACGCGGCAGACGCCAAAACGGGCGGCGCTGTGA
- a CDS encoding efflux RND transporter periplasmic adaptor subunit, whose product MTNTGPAKSVRAARPRPRWPLFVLGALLIGSVGGGIYLARTGAETVVAAPVVSTQAVQRGVVRVSVSGPGMLEAAATRTVGADQSGTVGTVPPVGERVNKGQLLTRLSSDAVEQNVQTAELNLQKARASLDATRAAQAGSAAQRSSGVTSAQGSVTGALQTLSEAQITLDGQRQLHAIGALSTADLKSAQANVTRAQLTLDSARAALNASQTQNSTGAGSDAENLRGAMIAVQQAQAALETAQQSRASLKLYAPITGVVSTVSADAGTVVSSGATILTILDDTSLNLPVQIDETEIAGVQAGQNASVTLDAYDGQTFNGKVVRVSPGATQSSGISVFTATVTLPNPNGQLRSGMTAEAEIIQSEERGLLVPNKAIQTVRNRSYVEVPGATPDAGPERVRITAGASDGTNTVVTEGLEAGQDVIVPGSTRSGSSQNSSGGSTNRSGFGGGVPGGFGGGR is encoded by the coding sequence GTGACCAACACGGGGCCAGCGAAGTCGGTGCGGGCGGCCCGGCCCCGCCCCCGCTGGCCACTGTTTGTGTTGGGCGCACTGCTGATCGGATCCGTGGGCGGCGGTATTTATCTGGCCCGCACGGGGGCCGAGACTGTCGTGGCCGCGCCTGTCGTCAGCACCCAGGCGGTACAGCGCGGCGTGGTGCGCGTCAGCGTCAGCGGTCCCGGCATGCTGGAGGCCGCCGCTACCCGCACGGTGGGGGCCGATCAGTCGGGAACTGTGGGCACCGTGCCGCCTGTGGGCGAACGCGTGAACAAGGGCCAACTGCTGACCCGGCTGAGCAGCGACGCGGTGGAGCAAAACGTGCAGACCGCCGAGCTGAACCTGCAAAAAGCCCGTGCCAGCCTAGACGCCACCCGCGCCGCCCAGGCCGGAAGCGCGGCCCAGCGCTCCAGCGGCGTGACCAGCGCCCAAGGCAGCGTGACAGGGGCGCTGCAGACGCTTTCCGAGGCGCAGATCACCCTGGATGGGCAGCGGCAACTGCACGCTATCGGCGCGCTTTCCACGGCGGACCTGAAGAGCGCGCAGGCGAACGTGACCAGGGCGCAGCTCACGCTGGACAGCGCGCGCGCGGCCCTGAACGCCTCTCAGACGCAGAACAGCACGGGCGCAGGCAGCGACGCCGAGAACCTGCGCGGGGCCATGATCGCCGTTCAGCAGGCGCAGGCCGCGCTGGAGACCGCCCAGCAGTCTCGCGCCAGCCTCAAGCTCTACGCGCCGATCACGGGTGTTGTCAGCACCGTCAGTGCCGACGCCGGGACCGTGGTCAGCAGCGGGGCCACCATCCTGACCATTCTGGACGATACCAGTCTGAACCTGCCTGTGCAGATCGACGAGACCGAGATCGCGGGCGTGCAGGCCGGGCAGAATGCCTCCGTCACGCTGGATGCCTACGACGGCCAGACCTTCAACGGCAAAGTGGTCCGGGTCTCGCCGGGTGCCACACAGTCCAGCGGCATCAGCGTCTTTACCGCCACCGTCACGCTGCCCAACCCGAACGGCCAGCTTCGCAGCGGCATGACCGCCGAGGCCGAGATCATCCAGAGTGAGGAACGCGGGCTGCTGGTGCCGAACAAGGCTATCCAGACGGTCAGAAACCGCAGCTATGTGGAAGTGCCAGGGGCTACGCCGGACGCCGGGCCGGAGCGTGTGCGCATTACGGCGGGGGCCAGCGACGGCACCAACACCGTGGTGACCGAGGGGCTGGAGGCGGGGCAGGACGTGATCGTGCCGGGCAGCACACGCTCTGGCTCAAGCCAGAATTCTTCGGGCGGTAGCACCAACCGGAGCGGCTTCGGCGGCGGGGTTCCCGGTGGATTTGGCGGTGGACGGTGA
- a CDS encoding TolC family protein, with translation MNRKSILLTAALVLGVAAAQTSPNVTATAAVTAALANNADVKTAQANLDKAQAANRAAQADPSALVAAKLGASGGESQAQAALRGARMNTLQSTVTAYTALLEAQENVALQTLQVAVDSKAVQVAQVKQGIGNATALDVTNAQNTLSGNQQNLADAKAQVSLASARLSTLTGLASGVRAAGAASAPKLSTTLSKLQAGLNTLTAQVSANNDLAAAQLNVKLADNDFTPARTLQDARTTLANAQRGVDSAGKSATQSLASAYQTAQNSYELLSVAGAREAAALKTYNQDAARLKSGTISPVDLQTSQLALKKSQYSRLQAQDNVLEALAALSVASGQNLTGIGGTL, from the coding sequence GTGAACCGTAAAAGCATTCTTTTGACCGCCGCCCTTGTTCTTGGGGTGGCCGCCGCCCAGACTTCCCCCAACGTCACGGCCACTGCCGCTGTCACCGCCGCCCTTGCCAACAACGCCGACGTGAAGACGGCGCAGGCTAACCTGGACAAGGCGCAGGCCGCCAACCGCGCCGCGCAGGCCGATCCCAGCGCGTTGGTGGCCGCCAAACTCGGCGCGTCCGGGGGCGAATCCCAGGCGCAGGCCGCGCTGCGCGGCGCACGCATGAACACCCTGCAAAGCACCGTCACGGCCTACACGGCGCTGCTGGAGGCGCAGGAAAACGTGGCCCTGCAAACGCTGCAAGTCGCGGTGGACAGCAAGGCGGTGCAGGTGGCCCAGGTCAAGCAGGGCATCGGCAACGCCACCGCGCTGGACGTGACCAACGCCCAGAACACGCTGTCGGGCAACCAGCAGAATCTGGCGGACGCAAAGGCCCAGGTCAGCCTCGCCAGCGCGCGCCTCTCTACACTGACCGGACTGGCGAGCGGCGTGCGGGCAGCAGGAGCGGCCAGCGCCCCGAAGCTCAGCACCACCCTGAGCAAGTTGCAGGCGGGCCTGAATACACTGACCGCGCAGGTCTCGGCGAACAACGATCTGGCCGCCGCGCAACTGAACGTGAAGCTGGCCGACAACGACTTCACCCCGGCCCGCACCTTGCAGGACGCCCGCACCACGCTGGCGAACGCGCAGCGGGGCGTGGACAGTGCTGGAAAGAGTGCCACGCAGTCGCTGGCCAGCGCGTATCAGACCGCACAGAACAGTTACGAGCTGCTGAGCGTGGCTGGCGCGCGTGAGGCGGCGGCCCTCAAGACCTACAACCAGGACGCCGCCCGCCTGAAAAGCGGCACGATCAGCCCGGTGGACTTGCAGACCTCGCAACTGGCGCTGAAGAAGTCCCAGTATTCACGGCTCCAGGCGCAGGACAATGTGCTGGAGGCCCTGGCCGCCCTCTCCGTGGCCAGCGGGCAGAACCTGACCGGGATCGGGGGAACGCTGTGA
- a CDS encoding HU family DNA-binding protein yields the protein MLLTMTKKTAKPAAKKTAAKAAPAAAKAAPAASNKVAKTQLVEMVADKTGLTKKQSEEAVSAMLDAVVSSIKGGQSVGLPGLGTLSVKDTAARTGVRPGTSEKIQIPAGKKVAFKVASTLKGTL from the coding sequence ATGCTGCTCACCATGACGAAAAAGACCGCCAAGCCCGCCGCCAAGAAGACTGCCGCCAAAGCCGCGCCCGCCGCTGCCAAGGCCGCCCCCGCCGCCAGCAACAAGGTCGCCAAGACCCAGCTCGTGGAAATGGTTGCCGACAAGACCGGCCTGACCAAGAAGCAGAGCGAGGAAGCCGTCAGCGCCATGCTGGACGCCGTGGTCAGCTCGATCAAGGGCGGCCAGAGCGTCGGCCTGCCCGGCCTGGGCACCCTGAGCGTCAAGGACACTGCCGCCCGCACCGGCGTGCGTCCCGGCACCAGCGAGAAGATCCAGATTCCTGCGGGCAAGAAGGTGGCCTTCAAGGTCGCCAGCACCCTCAAGGGCACGCTCTAA
- a CDS encoding long-chain-fatty-acid--CoA ligase has protein sequence MTHPTSSTDSSTDHAAPASPQPASQGRYWPPFKPRTLTLPQTGVMHNLRVSAERYPDKVALWHYGHAVTYGELHAQATHLAGHLAAQGVGKGDRVAVWMQNSPAWVISAFASWHLGAVVVPLAPMLQAREFGFFLQDAGIKVGVVGAELYEKAKQAGLQHAVVANIMRGTDAGAAGIPLPDGLDVEATLQDGDITLEDALKADPAPAAQVGADDLCVMPYTSGTTGLPKGCMHTHRSVQANVFGAGVWVEGTVEDIFLAALPYFHVTGFINSLLTGLTNGGQIVIMSRWDRDAARTLIREHGVTIWTNTPTMVIDMMASPSFDPADLRTLRSVTGGGASLPAAVGQKLLDLTGIMFLEGYGLSETMAQSHSNPKGRQKLQCLGVPLFNVDSRIIDLDTHQELPAGQIGEIVIRGQQVMQGYWNRPEATAEAFMEIDGQQFFRSGDLGYMDEEGYFFFTDRLKRMVNVSGMKVWPAEVENKLHAHPAVQEACVISVPDERSGEHARALIVLKPGMAATGADIEKWAREQMASYKVPRDYQFVESLPRGPTGKVAWRPLQEAARAAMVAGS, from the coding sequence ATGACCCATCCAACCTCGTCCACAGATTCGTCCACAGATCACGCGGCCCCAGCCTCGCCCCAGCCCGCCAGCCAGGGCCGTTACTGGCCGCCCTTCAAACCCCGCACGCTGACGCTGCCGCAGACCGGCGTCATGCACAATCTGCGCGTCAGTGCCGAGCGCTACCCCGACAAGGTGGCGCTGTGGCACTACGGGCACGCGGTGACCTACGGTGAACTGCACGCCCAGGCCACGCATCTGGCCGGGCATCTGGCCGCGCAGGGCGTGGGCAAGGGGGACCGGGTGGCGGTCTGGATGCAGAACAGCCCCGCCTGGGTGATCAGCGCCTTTGCCTCGTGGCATCTGGGCGCGGTGGTGGTGCCGCTGGCCCCCATGCTCCAGGCGCGTGAGTTCGGCTTCTTCTTGCAGGACGCCGGAATCAAGGTGGGCGTGGTGGGCGCGGAACTGTACGAGAAAGCGAAACAGGCTGGGCTACAACACGCGGTGGTGGCCAACATCATGCGCGGCACCGACGCCGGGGCTGCTGGAATTCCCTTGCCCGATGGCCTGGACGTGGAAGCCACCCTGCAAGACGGCGATATCACGCTGGAGGACGCCCTGAAGGCGGATCCCGCCCCCGCCGCACAGGTGGGCGCGGACGACCTGTGTGTCATGCCCTACACCAGCGGCACCACCGGGCTGCCCAAGGGCTGCATGCACACCCACCGCAGCGTGCAGGCCAACGTGTTCGGCGCGGGCGTGTGGGTGGAGGGCACCGTTGAGGACATCTTCCTGGCGGCCCTGCCGTACTTTCACGTCACTGGGTTTATCAACAGCCTGCTGACCGGGCTGACCAACGGTGGCCAGATCGTGATTATGTCGCGCTGGGACCGCGACGCCGCCCGCACGCTGATCCGCGAGCATGGCGTGACCATCTGGACCAACACGCCCACCATGGTGATCGATATGATGGCCTCGCCCAGTTTTGATCCGGCGGATTTGCGGACCCTGCGCAGCGTGACCGGGGGCGGGGCCAGCCTGCCCGCCGCCGTGGGGCAGAAACTGCTGGACCTGACCGGCATCATGTTCCTGGAGGGCTACGGCCTGTCCGAGACGATGGCGCAGTCGCACAGCAACCCCAAGGGCCGCCAGAAACTGCAATGTCTGGGCGTCCCACTCTTCAACGTCGATTCGCGCATCATCGATCTGGACACCCATCAGGAATTGCCCGCAGGCCAGATCGGCGAGATCGTCATCCGTGGCCAGCAGGTCATGCAGGGCTACTGGAACCGCCCGGAGGCCACCGCCGAGGCGTTCATGGAGATCGACGGTCAGCAGTTCTTCCGCAGTGGCGACCTGGGTTACATGGACGAGGAGGGCTATTTCTTCTTCACAGACCGTCTCAAACGCATGGTGAACGTGTCGGGCATGAAGGTGTGGCCCGCCGAGGTAGAGAACAAGCTGCACGCCCACCCCGCTGTGCAGGAAGCCTGCGTGATCAGCGTACCCGACGAGCGCAGCGGCGAACACGCCCGCGCCCTGATCGTGCTGAAACCCGGAATGGCGGCCACTGGCGCGGACATCGAGAAATGGGCACGTGAGCAGATGGCCAGCTACAAGGTGCCGCGCGACTATCAGTTCGTGGAGAGCCTGCCGCGCGGCCCCACCGGCAAGGTGGCCTGGCGTCCATTACAGGAAGCGGCGCGGGCGGCGATGGTGGCTGGAAGCTGA
- a CDS encoding DUF2271 domain-containing protein, whose amino-acid sequence MTDTRRTFLRKLAAAGAALTLSHVLPGNLASAAAGKLWAAGMGLDVNFTVATQASGRVKRPFVAIWIEDGAGETVRNLTVWTLQNRLNPRWLAELRRWTRQNAELVSTISSATRNPGNYAVKWDGKTDKGALAEQGDYYVCIETAREHGPYSLVREKVTLGASAFKKTLGTDHDIEAASVAYGKA is encoded by the coding sequence ATGACCGACACCCGCCGCACCTTCCTGCGTAAACTGGCCGCCGCTGGCGCAGCCCTCACCCTTTCACACGTGTTGCCCGGCAATCTCGCCAGCGCCGCCGCAGGCAAGCTCTGGGCCGCTGGCATGGGTCTGGACGTCAATTTCACGGTGGCCACGCAGGCCAGCGGACGGGTCAAGCGTCCCTTCGTGGCCATCTGGATCGAGGACGGAGCAGGCGAGACCGTTCGCAACCTGACGGTCTGGACCCTCCAGAACCGCCTGAATCCACGCTGGCTGGCCGAACTACGCCGCTGGACCCGCCAGAATGCGGAACTGGTCAGCACCATCAGCAGCGCCACCCGCAACCCTGGCAACTACGCGGTCAAATGGGACGGCAAGACCGACAAAGGAGCGCTGGCCGAGCAGGGCGACTACTACGTGTGCATCGAGACCGCACGCGAGCATGGCCCCTACAGTCTGGTCCGCGAGAAAGTCACGCTGGGAGCCAGTGCGTTCAAGAAAACGCTGGGAACAGACCATGACATCGAGGCCGCCAGTGTCGCTTACGGCAAAGCCTGA
- a CDS encoding class I SAM-dependent methyltransferase: protein MDRQAELPAAAFRRTDETPDEQFYRQPRFVTHIDEGAIAAVTGLYHEYFPAGGRILDLMSSWISHLPPEVEYGEVTGLGLNRAELERNPRLTSLEVQNLNATPRLPFADHSYDAAGITVSIDYLTDPVAVLRDLGRVLVPGGPVVISFSNRCFPTKAVAVWHTLDDVGHLQLVQHYLEAAGNWTDIVALDRSPRSARGGLTGDPLYAVVGRANG, encoded by the coding sequence ATGGACCGTCAAGCCGAATTGCCTGCCGCCGCCTTTCGCCGCACCGACGAGACACCGGACGAACAGTTTTACCGCCAGCCGCGTTTTGTTACGCACATCGACGAGGGGGCCATCGCGGCTGTGACCGGGCTGTACCACGAGTATTTCCCGGCAGGCGGCAGAATCCTCGATCTGATGTCCAGTTGGATCAGCCACCTGCCGCCCGAAGTGGAATACGGCGAGGTGACAGGTCTGGGCCTCAACCGCGCCGAACTGGAACGCAATCCGCGCCTGACCTCGCTGGAAGTGCAGAACCTGAACGCCACGCCCCGGCTGCCCTTCGCGGACCACAGTTACGACGCGGCGGGAATCACCGTTTCTATCGATTACCTGACTGATCCGGTGGCCGTGCTGCGCGATCTGGGGCGCGTGCTGGTGCCGGGCGGCCCAGTGGTGATCAGCTTTTCCAACCGCTGCTTTCCCACCAAGGCCGTGGCCGTGTGGCACACGCTGGACGACGTGGGCCACCTGCAACTGGTGCAGCATTATCTGGAGGCGGCGGGCAACTGGACCGACATCGTCGCCCTGGACCGCAGCCCCCGTTCTGCGCGAGGCGGGTTGACAGGCGATCCGTTGTACGCCGTGGTGGGCCGGGCAAACGGTTGA
- a CDS encoding TolC family protein, with amino-acid sequence MTAHRFSRPPPWRLISLTLALCGLAPVQTGGAQTTVAQPAPSLTLEATLAQLEAAPSVTAARLSVQTAQTGLNAARTALGLTISVNGNAAYSGPVTAADGTATPGSTGGAAGVNISLGLLPWASNQSGLKTAERGLALAQARLTDAQNSARLNVAQQYFAAVLATQDVDIAARTLALRQRQFAVAQTQQATGNATAGNVLSAQAGVQSAQGTGLQAAASLEAAQRGLEAALGSAVGRVTFSTQPPDTVALPDVSALVAQARATRSEVIQAQNTLGAAQDDLTTQQRQTTLPDLTASVRYGPGGSGGLTTALNLQQGTVSAGYSLPLGSGAGTGSNRLSASVTGSYVVYSPAQKAQLSAAGANVTQAQLSLNVAQQNVELDVRTRYSTLQTGLIAVQTRETGVQVAGLALQTAQTRLQAGTGTADDVSAAELDLAQAERDLLAARITAQTTLLQLQNAAGGPQ; translated from the coding sequence ATGACCGCCCACCGATTTTCAAGGCCGCCTCCCTGGCGGCTGATCTCTTTGACGCTGGCGCTGTGTGGGCTGGCCCCCGTACAGACTGGAGGGGCACAGACCACCGTGGCGCAGCCCGCTCCTTCTCTGACGCTGGAGGCCACGCTGGCGCAGCTCGAAGCCGCCCCCAGCGTCACGGCCGCGCGGCTGAGCGTGCAGACGGCGCAGACGGGGCTGAATGCGGCGCGCACGGCGCTGGGCCTGACCATCTCGGTCAACGGTAACGCGGCGTACAGCGGTCCCGTAACTGCCGCCGACGGCACCGCCACTCCGGGCAGCACGGGCGGGGCGGCGGGGGTGAACATCAGCCTGGGCCTGCTGCCGTGGGCCAGCAACCAGAGCGGCCTGAAGACGGCTGAGCGCGGTCTGGCGCTGGCCCAGGCCAGACTGACGGACGCGCAGAACTCGGCGCGGCTGAACGTGGCGCAGCAGTATTTTGCCGCCGTGCTGGCAACCCAGGACGTGGACATCGCGGCCCGCACCCTGGCCCTGCGCCAGCGGCAATTCGCCGTGGCCCAGACGCAGCAGGCCACAGGCAACGCCACTGCCGGGAACGTCCTGAGCGCGCAGGCGGGAGTACAGAGCGCTCAGGGAACAGGGTTACAGGCTGCCGCCAGTCTGGAGGCGGCGCAGCGGGGGCTGGAGGCAGCCCTGGGAAGCGCGGTGGGCCGTGTGACCTTCAGTACTCAGCCGCCCGACACCGTGGCGTTGCCGGACGTGTCGGCGCTGGTGGCGCAGGCCAGGGCCACCCGCAGCGAGGTCATCCAGGCCCAGAACACGCTGGGGGCCGCACAGGACGATCTGACCACCCAGCAGCGCCAGACGACACTGCCCGATCTGACCGCCAGCGTGCGCTACGGCCCCGGCGGCAGCGGCGGCCTGACCACGGCACTGAATTTGCAGCAGGGCACGGTCAGCGCGGGATACAGCCTGCCGCTGGGCAGCGGCGCGGGCACCGGCTCCAATCGCCTGAGCGCCAGCGTCACGGGCAGCTACGTGGTGTATTCGCCCGCCCAGAAAGCGCAACTGTCTGCCGCCGGGGCCAACGTCACGCAGGCGCAACTGTCTCTAAACGTGGCCCAGCAGAACGTGGAACTGGACGTGCGGACCCGCTACAGCACCTTGCAGACGGGGTTGATCGCCGTGCAGACCCGCGAAACGGGCGTGCAGGTGGCGGGGCTGGCGCTGCAAACTGCCCAGACCCGCCTTCAGGCAGGAACGGGGACGGCGGACGATGTGAGCGCCGCCGAACTGGATCTGGCGCAGGCAGAACGTGATCTGCTGGCCGCCCGCATCACTGCCCAGACCACTCTGCTTCAACTTCAAAACGCCGCCGGAGGCCCCCAGTGA